The Chthoniobacterales bacterium genome includes a window with the following:
- a CDS encoding type II toxin-antitoxin system prevent-host-death family antitoxin, protein MTTRDYNNGMKPTLSSRLTDGLPFESAAVNDISLLGSEQMVSVRTAKAQLSSLLDLVEQGREVVITSNGKPKARLVSAEAGRKSKPFAFSAGFQPVPWRGGSTADELVREDRDSRGW, encoded by the coding sequence GTGACTACGCGTGACTACAATAATGGAATGAAGCCGACTTTATCCAGCAGATTAACCGACGGTTTGCCGTTTGAATCCGCAGCCGTGAACGACATCAGCCTTCTCGGCAGCGAGCAGATGGTTTCCGTTCGCACGGCCAAAGCGCAGCTTTCCAGCCTGCTCGATCTGGTGGAGCAAGGACGCGAGGTCGTCATCACCAGCAATGGTAAACCCAAGGCTCGGCTGGTTTCTGCAGAAGCAGGTCGCAAGTCGAAGCCATTTGCCTTCTCCGCTGGTTTCCAGCCAGTTCCATGGCGCGGCGGCTCGACGGCAGACGAGCTCGTGCGGGAAGATCGCGACAGCCGAGGATGGTAA
- a CDS encoding DNA gyrase subunit B, whose translation MADSPSLDSLPLTGLNSETASKKSEYNADDLSSLKGLEAVRKKPGMYIGGTDERALHHCVSEVLDNSVDEFLAGYCTHIDVTIHSDGSISIRDNGRGIPVDINKEEGIPGVELVLTRLHSGGKYGQGNYEYSGGTHGVGAKCVNAVSEWFKVEVTREGKVHAMSFERGVTKTQLHVVAETNTKKTTGTLITFMPDSEIFQETLEFKAERIITRLNDLAYINAPLSFTFLDERVESPHSVQVMHPRGIEEFVGRLVENKSVVHPKPIMIKGTREKVIVEIGLHYTDTYNEQLLCYTNAVPNPDGGTHSSGFRGSLTRAINQYAKNNNLIKDKEPAITGNDVLEGLAAIVSVKHPDPRFESQTKVKLITPEVESIVGSVSYEGLMLHFDQNPNVGKRIIEKCLMAARAREAARKARETVRKGALTGGGLPGKLADCSERDPALTELYVVEGDSAGGSAKQGRDRRFQAILPIKGKIINVEKARLDKVLQNTEVQTLITAIGTGIGSGDQEGSFNIEKLRYGRIIIMTDADVDGSHIRTLLLTFFYRQMTELVKQGKIYIACPPLYLIKRKKREEYVDDDAQLNKILISLGADEVKLKHLSDGKIFSATQLKDVLELLERLAKFNDAIRRHGGEFEAYLNERDPKTGLLPGYLVKVREGNTEWTTFFPTEKELRAFHEENRDLNIFEEQPSAELTLEPLPEKPAAKKQDSMLRRRARLVELHESATVQKIIDELARKGLKIDHYANSDQPIFEMTEGEGEKATIHRLFSIPEILSKILEIGKKGLSIQRFKGLGEMNPKQLFETTMNPEKRRLLKVDLNEDNAIEADSMFTVLMGDVVEPRKQFIEDNALNARLDV comes from the coding sequence ATGGCTGACAGCCCATCTCTCGACTCCCTCCCTCTCACCGGCCTCAACTCCGAGACCGCCTCCAAAAAATCCGAATACAACGCCGATGACTTGAGTTCTCTCAAGGGGTTGGAGGCTGTCCGCAAAAAGCCCGGCATGTATATCGGCGGCACCGATGAACGTGCGCTGCATCATTGCGTGAGCGAGGTGCTGGACAACTCGGTGGATGAATTTCTGGCGGGCTATTGCACGCATATCGACGTGACGATTCACAGCGACGGCTCCATTTCGATCCGGGACAACGGACGCGGCATTCCGGTGGACATCAACAAGGAGGAAGGCATTCCGGGCGTGGAATTGGTTCTGACTCGATTGCATTCCGGCGGCAAATATGGCCAGGGAAACTACGAGTATTCCGGCGGCACCCACGGTGTCGGAGCGAAGTGCGTGAACGCGGTTTCGGAGTGGTTTAAGGTGGAGGTGACTCGCGAGGGCAAGGTGCATGCGATGTCGTTTGAGCGCGGCGTGACGAAGACGCAGCTCCACGTGGTGGCGGAGACGAACACGAAGAAAACGACCGGCACTTTGATTACGTTCATGCCGGACTCGGAGATTTTTCAGGAGACTTTGGAGTTCAAGGCGGAGCGGATTATTACCCGTCTAAACGACCTGGCTTACATCAATGCGCCGCTCAGTTTCACCTTTCTGGACGAGCGCGTGGAAAGTCCGCATTCGGTGCAGGTGATGCATCCGCGAGGGATCGAGGAGTTTGTCGGCCGGTTGGTGGAGAACAAATCGGTGGTGCATCCGAAGCCGATCATGATCAAGGGAACGCGCGAGAAGGTGATCGTGGAGATCGGGCTGCACTACACCGACACGTATAATGAGCAGCTTTTGTGTTACACAAACGCGGTGCCGAATCCAGACGGCGGCACACACAGCAGCGGTTTTCGCGGGTCGCTGACCCGGGCGATCAATCAATACGCGAAGAACAACAATCTGATTAAAGACAAGGAACCGGCGATCACGGGCAACGATGTGCTCGAAGGACTCGCGGCGATCGTGAGTGTGAAGCATCCCGACCCGCGGTTTGAGAGCCAGACGAAGGTGAAACTGATTACGCCGGAAGTCGAAAGCATCGTGGGCTCAGTGAGTTACGAGGGATTGATGCTCCATTTCGACCAGAATCCGAATGTCGGAAAACGCATCATCGAGAAATGTCTGATGGCGGCTCGTGCCCGTGAAGCGGCCCGCAAAGCGCGCGAAACCGTCCGCAAAGGCGCGCTGACCGGTGGCGGACTTCCAGGGAAATTGGCAGATTGTTCTGAACGCGATCCAGCTTTGACCGAACTCTACGTGGTCGAAGGTGACTCCGCGGGCGGCTCGGCCAAACAAGGACGCGACCGGCGTTTCCAGGCGATTCTGCCGATCAAGGGGAAGATCATTAACGTGGAAAAAGCGCGCCTCGATAAGGTGCTGCAAAACACTGAGGTCCAAACGCTGATAACGGCGATCGGAACCGGCATTGGCAGCGGCGATCAGGAAGGTTCGTTCAACATCGAAAAACTGCGCTACGGACGGATTATCATCATGACCGATGCCGACGTAGATGGGTCGCACATTCGCACGTTGCTTCTGACTTTTTTCTACCGGCAAATGACGGAACTGGTGAAGCAGGGAAAAATCTACATCGCCTGTCCGCCGCTTTATTTGATCAAGCGCAAGAAGCGCGAGGAATACGTCGATGACGACGCGCAATTGAATAAGATTTTGATCTCACTCGGCGCGGACGAAGTGAAATTGAAGCATCTCAGCGATGGGAAAATTTTCAGCGCGACGCAATTGAAAGACGTGCTCGAACTGCTCGAGCGCCTTGCCAAATTTAACGATGCGATTCGGCGGCACGGAGGCGAGTTTGAGGCTTATCTAAACGAGCGTGATCCAAAGACCGGCCTGCTTCCAGGCTATTTGGTGAAAGTGCGCGAGGGCAACACGGAATGGACGACGTTCTTCCCAACCGAGAAGGAATTGCGCGCCTTCCACGAGGAGAATCGCGACTTAAACATCTTCGAGGAGCAACCTTCCGCGGAATTGACTTTGGAACCGCTGCCTGAAAAACCAGCGGCTAAAAAACAGGATTCGATGCTGCGCCGGCGTGCGCGTTTGGTGGAGTTGCACGAGTCGGCCACGGTGCAGAAGATCATCGACGAACTCGCCCGCAAAGGACTCAAGATCGATCATTATGCAAACAGTGATCAGCCCATTTTCGAGATGACCGAGGGTGAAGGAGAGAAGGCGACGATTCATCGGCTGTTTTCGATTCCCGAAATCCTCAGCAAGATTCTGGAGATCGGAAAGAAAGGACTTTCCATCCAGCGCTTCAAAGGTCTCGGCGAAATGAATCCAAAACAACTTTTCGAGACCACAATGAATCCCGAAAAACGTCGCCTGCTCAAAGTCGATCTCAACGAGGACAACGCCATCGAAGCCGACAGCATGTTCACCGTTTTAATGGGTGACGTCGTTGAGCCGCGTAAGCAATTCATCGAGGACAATGCACTGAACGCCCGTCTGGATGTTTAA
- the mutL gene encoding DNA mismatch repair endonuclease MutL — translation MGSIRLLPEDVANQVAAGEVVERPASVIKELVENSLDAGAKRIEVLIRRGGNSQIKVVDDGSGMDRDDALLCLERHATSKIRLGSDLAAIATLGFRGEALPSIASVSRFRLSTRPRDAEEGTEILISGGKIEAVRSSGEAPGTQIEVRSLFYNLPARRKFLRTENTEASHIEHALHLQAIGHPGVAFTYLRDDRTVFQVPASATLTERLRDLYGSPFVEQLVEMPVIDDAGIRIWGLIGKPGISRSNRSQQISFVNGRAVENLSINHGLREGYHTALMRGQHPITFLFLEMDPAAVDVNVHPAKREVRFRDPGLVREILARAIRVTLESTRGSWQRQLSPISGIPSFTNAPTDAGNGIPSFTNAPTDAGNGIPSFTNAPTDTGNGIPSFANASTDAGNDIPSFTNASTDAGNDIPSFTNASTDTGNGIPSFANASTDAGTGSANLVTGIPVPQFKILGVLGKLYILLESADGLVLVDQHAAHERILFEQLQRSMETRGVASQRLLLPLTLGVAPRDHAWLSENLATLHRMGIGIEPFGDGVVDTTYKVDALPSFIKTSDPLTLIRRLIDDLRSATTQTSSLRLGEDVIAKTVCRHAVKANDVLHREEQVHLIQDLLACDLPYCCPHGRPTLIQFDYGDLEKKFGRKV, via the coding sequence ATGGGTTCCATCCGCCTCCTTCCCGAAGACGTTGCCAATCAAGTGGCGGCGGGCGAAGTCGTGGAACGGCCAGCGTCGGTCATCAAGGAACTCGTCGAAAACAGCCTCGACGCAGGCGCGAAACGCATCGAAGTCCTCATCCGGCGCGGCGGCAATTCGCAGATCAAGGTCGTCGATGACGGCTCGGGCATGGACCGCGACGACGCCCTCCTTTGCCTCGAACGCCACGCCACGAGCAAGATCCGACTCGGATCAGATTTGGCCGCCATCGCCACGCTCGGGTTTCGTGGGGAAGCGTTGCCGAGCATCGCCAGCGTGTCGCGTTTTCGCCTCAGCACCCGTCCACGCGACGCCGAGGAAGGCACCGAAATCCTCATTTCCGGCGGTAAAATCGAGGCCGTCCGCTCCAGTGGCGAGGCTCCGGGGACTCAAATCGAAGTCCGCTCACTTTTTTATAATCTGCCCGCGCGGCGCAAGTTTTTGCGCACGGAAAACACCGAGGCGAGCCACATCGAACACGCCCTGCACCTCCAGGCCATCGGGCATCCGGGTGTGGCGTTTACCTATTTGCGCGACGACCGGACGGTCTTCCAAGTGCCAGCTTCGGCCACGCTCACCGAGCGGTTGCGCGATTTGTATGGAAGTCCGTTCGTCGAGCAACTGGTCGAGATGCCTGTGATCGACGACGCCGGCATCCGTATTTGGGGCCTGATCGGCAAACCGGGCATTTCGCGGTCGAATCGCAGCCAGCAGATCAGTTTCGTGAACGGACGCGCCGTGGAAAACCTCTCCATCAACCACGGCCTGCGCGAGGGCTATCACACCGCATTGATGCGCGGCCAGCACCCGATCACGTTCCTATTTCTGGAAATGGACCCCGCCGCCGTCGATGTCAACGTCCACCCGGCCAAGCGCGAGGTCCGTTTCCGCGATCCGGGTCTGGTGCGGGAGATTTTGGCACGGGCCATTCGAGTGACATTGGAATCGACCCGGGGCAGTTGGCAGCGGCAACTTTCGCCCATTTCGGGCATTCCGAGTTTTACGAATGCCCCAACTGACGCCGGGAATGGCATTCCGAGTTTCACGAATGCCCCAACTGACGCCGGGAACGGCATTCCGAGTTTTACGAATGCCCCAACTGACACCGGGAATGGCATTCCGAGTTTCGCGAATGCCTCAACCGACGCCGGGAACGACATTCCGAGTTTCACGAACGCCTCAACCGACGCCGGGAACGACATTCCGAGTTTCACGAATGCCTCAACCGACACCGGGAATGGCATTCCGAGTTTTGCGAATGCCTCAACCGACGCCGGAACAGGCAGTGCCAACTTGGTTACCGGCATTCCAGTGCCCCAATTCAAAATCCTCGGCGTCTTGGGCAAACTCTACATTCTCCTCGAGTCCGCCGACGGCCTGGTCCTCGTCGATCAGCACGCCGCCCACGAGCGCATCCTCTTTGAACAACTCCAGCGCAGCATGGAAACGCGGGGAGTCGCCTCGCAACGCCTCCTTCTGCCGCTGACCCTCGGCGTCGCGCCGCGCGATCACGCCTGGCTCTCAGAAAATCTCGCGACGTTGCACCGGATGGGGATCGGCATTGAGCCCTTTGGCGACGGCGTGGTCGATACCACTTACAAGGTCGATGCGCTGCCGAGTTTCATTAAAACGAGCGATCCGCTGACGTTGATTCGACGTCTGATCGACGATTTGCGTTCCGCCACGACGCAAACGAGCAGTCTGCGCCTCGGCGAAGACGTGATCGCCAAGACGGTCTGCCGTCACGCCGTGAAGGCGAACGACGTGCTGCATCGCGAGGAACAGGTGCATCTCATTCAGGATTTGCTGGCCTGCGACCTCCCCTATTGCTGCCCCCACGGCCGTCCGACTTTGATCCAATTCGACTACGGGGACTTGGAGAAAAAATTCGGGCGCAAGGTGTAG